A single region of the Pontibacter kalidii genome encodes:
- a CDS encoding 3-phosphoshikimate 1-carboxyvinyltransferase: MSQSLTLYHPTGILTGSIKLPASKSEANRALIIAALSGQESQLHNLSEANDTQLLQRLLKSDAETIDAEDAGTVMRFLTAYYAVTGQQKTLTGTERMCQRPIKILVEALRELGASIAYLGEEGYPPLKLNGFKGSGQKYLKVRSDISSQYISALLMIAPLLPEGLELELEGKIGSRPYIEMTLSLMQHFGVTADFSGNTITVKPQKYKSAAFTVESDWSASSYWYSLVALAQEADITLLGLKEQSFQGDRAIVDIMYRLGVYTEFIEGGVRLLKKEHEHHISLDFSDCPDLAQTVVALCAGMGIAVDMTGLESLRIKETDRIQALQIEVLSLNASLQEVTPGVFHLKPGILQKKELSFRTYQDHRMAMAFAPLALLQPVEIQEPSVVRKSYPRFWEDLEKVGFEIKYKA; encoded by the coding sequence ATGAGCCAAAGCCTCACCCTTTACCACCCTACCGGCATACTGACCGGAAGTATAAAACTACCTGCCTCTAAGAGCGAAGCCAACCGTGCCCTCATAATCGCCGCCTTGTCGGGGCAGGAGTCGCAGCTGCACAACCTCTCCGAAGCCAACGACACGCAACTGCTCCAGCGCCTGCTAAAGAGCGATGCCGAAACCATAGACGCCGAAGATGCCGGCACTGTCATGCGTTTCCTGACAGCCTACTACGCCGTAACAGGTCAACAGAAAACCCTGACAGGCACCGAGCGCATGTGCCAGCGCCCGATAAAGATTCTGGTGGAGGCGCTACGGGAACTGGGGGCAAGTATAGCATACCTGGGGGAGGAGGGATACCCGCCCCTGAAGCTAAATGGCTTTAAGGGCAGCGGCCAAAAATACCTGAAAGTGCGCAGCGACATCAGCAGCCAGTATATCTCGGCTTTGCTGATGATCGCGCCTTTGCTGCCAGAGGGGCTGGAGCTGGAGCTGGAGGGCAAGATCGGCTCACGGCCCTACATCGAGATGACGCTCTCGCTGATGCAGCACTTTGGCGTAACAGCCGATTTCTCCGGAAACACCATCACCGTGAAGCCGCAGAAGTATAAATCCGCAGCGTTTACCGTGGAGTCTGACTGGTCGGCTTCAAGCTACTGGTACAGTTTAGTGGCGCTTGCCCAGGAGGCAGACATCACGCTGCTGGGCCTCAAGGAGCAATCGTTCCAGGGCGATCGCGCCATTGTGGATATCATGTACCGCCTGGGAGTATATACCGAGTTTATTGAAGGCGGCGTAAGGCTGCTGAAGAAAGAGCACGAGCACCATATTTCCCTCGACTTCTCCGACTGCCCGGACCTTGCCCAAACAGTGGTAGCCCTGTGCGCCGGCATGGGGATAGCGGTTGACATGACGGGGCTGGAGAGCCTGCGCATCAAGGAGACGGACCGTATCCAGGCGCTGCAGATAGAAGTCCTGAGCCTGAACGCATCGCTGCAGGAGGTAACGCCGGGCGTGTTTCACCTGAAGCCGGGCATTCTGCAGAAGAAAGAGCTGTCGTTCCGCACTTACCAGGATCACCGTATGGCCATGGCCTTTGCCCCGCTGGCCCTGCTGCAGCCCGTGGAGATACAGGAGCCAAGTGTGGTGCGCAAGTCATATCCCCGCTTCTGGGAGGACCTGGAGAAGGTGGGCTTTGAGATAAAGTATAAAGCATAG
- the aroB gene encoding 3-dehydroquinate synthase, with protein MTESIHIGRDALQQLPELLKNRAFSKVAVLVDEHTLHHCYPILKPYLPEHDIIQIQSGEEHKTLQTCEHIWQRMTELNLDRWSVLVNLGGGVIGDMGGFCAAVFKRGIFFVQVPTTLLAQVDASVGGKTGIDFHGLKNHIGVYQEPQAVFINPAFLQTLPQREVKSGYAEIVKHWLIADADAFMEQRHIGLFTEDWEGLIRHSVNIKSRVVEQDPLEGGLRKILNFGHTVGHAVESYLLEQPERALLHGEAVAVGMLCEAWISKKYELLSSEELDKIETFLATIYEKVKLTEQDIQQIALLALQDKKNTRSTINCTLLQGIGKTVYDQPITVQEIVESLRYYTLL; from the coding sequence ATGACTGAATCCATACATATTGGCAGGGATGCGCTTCAGCAGCTGCCGGAGCTGCTGAAGAACCGGGCGTTCAGCAAGGTGGCGGTGCTGGTGGATGAGCACACGCTGCACCACTGCTATCCCATCCTAAAGCCATACCTGCCTGAGCACGACATCATCCAGATCCAAAGCGGGGAGGAACATAAAACCCTGCAGACCTGTGAGCACATCTGGCAGCGCATGACGGAGCTGAACCTGGACCGCTGGTCGGTGCTGGTGAATTTGGGCGGCGGCGTGATCGGCGATATGGGGGGCTTCTGCGCGGCCGTGTTTAAGCGCGGCATCTTCTTCGTGCAGGTGCCTACCACCTTGCTGGCGCAGGTAGATGCCAGCGTGGGCGGCAAAACCGGCATCGATTTCCACGGACTCAAAAACCATATCGGGGTGTACCAGGAGCCGCAGGCGGTGTTCATCAACCCGGCTTTCCTGCAGACGCTGCCGCAGCGCGAGGTAAAGTCCGGCTACGCAGAGATTGTAAAGCATTGGCTGATTGCCGACGCCGATGCTTTTATGGAGCAGCGCCACATCGGCCTGTTCACGGAAGATTGGGAAGGCTTGATCCGCCACTCTGTCAATATAAAGTCCAGGGTAGTGGAGCAGGACCCGCTGGAGGGCGGCCTGCGCAAGATCCTGAACTTTGGCCATACCGTGGGCCACGCCGTGGAGAGCTATTTACTGGAGCAACCGGAGCGAGCCCTGCTGCACGGCGAGGCGGTGGCGGTGGGCATGCTCTGCGAGGCCTGGATCAGCAAAAAATATGAGCTGCTCTCTTCCGAAGAGCTGGATAAGATCGAGACTTTCTTGGCGACCATTTATGAGAAGGTAAAGCTCACGGAACAGGATATCCAACAAATAGCCCTGCTCGCCCTGCAGGACAAGAAAAACACCCGCTCCACCATCAACTGCACCCTGCTGCAAGGCATTGGCAAGACTGTATACGACCAGCCCATCACGGTGCAGGAAATTGTTGAATCACTACGCTACTATACCTTACTATGA
- a CDS encoding bifunctional 3-deoxy-7-phosphoheptulonate synthase/chorismate mutase type II → MKFNPTQSFFAGLRQGQGHPLVIAGPCSAESEEQVMQTAGALKQLGIHLFRAGIWKPRTRPGSFEGVGTQGLAWLHRVRRELGMKVATEVATARHVEEALKQEIDVLWIGARTTVNPFAVQDIADALRGVDIPVMVKNPVNPDLALWIGAIERIYHAGVTDLAAIHRGFSSYQKLKYRNAPVWQIPIELKARYQNLPVIVDPSHIGGKRELIFPVSQKALDLGYDGVMIETHLNPEKALSDAEQQVTPEGLKAILAKLQVRKTNYDDAELVNRAEELRLQIDAADHDVIAALARRMALVEQIGVYKKQNNVQVLQLERWMEIFRTRGEWAEDAGLHPAFIEELYKLIHVESIRKQTQILDGV, encoded by the coding sequence ATGAAGTTTAATCCGACACAGTCATTTTTCGCGGGGCTGCGGCAAGGCCAGGGGCACCCGCTGGTGATCGCCGGCCCGTGCAGCGCCGAGAGCGAGGAGCAGGTCATGCAGACGGCCGGGGCGCTAAAGCAGTTGGGCATCCATTTGTTCCGGGCTGGTATCTGGAAGCCGCGCACGCGTCCGGGCAGCTTTGAGGGCGTGGGTACGCAGGGGCTAGCCTGGCTGCACCGCGTGAGGCGCGAGCTGGGCATGAAGGTAGCTACCGAGGTAGCCACCGCCCGCCACGTGGAGGAGGCGCTGAAGCAGGAGATCGACGTGCTCTGGATTGGTGCCCGCACCACCGTGAACCCCTTTGCCGTGCAGGACATTGCCGATGCGCTGCGGGGCGTGGATATCCCGGTGATGGTGAAGAACCCGGTGAACCCGGACTTGGCCCTGTGGATCGGGGCCATTGAGCGGATTTATCATGCGGGCGTGACCGACCTGGCGGCCATCCACCGTGGCTTTTCGTCTTACCAGAAACTCAAGTATAGAAACGCGCCGGTGTGGCAGATACCCATCGAGCTGAAGGCCCGCTACCAGAACCTGCCGGTTATCGTGGACCCCAGCCACATTGGGGGCAAGCGCGAGCTAATCTTCCCGGTGTCGCAGAAGGCGCTGGATCTGGGGTATGATGGCGTGATGATCGAGACGCACCTGAACCCTGAAAAGGCGCTGAGCGATGCGGAGCAGCAGGTAACCCCTGAGGGGCTGAAAGCCATACTAGCCAAACTGCAGGTGCGCAAAACCAATTACGATGACGCCGAGCTGGTAAACCGGGCCGAGGAGCTGCGCCTGCAGATCGACGCTGCCGATCACGACGTTATTGCTGCGCTGGCACGCCGCATGGCGCTGGTAGAGCAAATTGGCGTATACAAGAAGCAGAACAATGTGCAGGTGCTGCAGCTGGAGCGCTGGATGGAGATTTTTAGAACCCGCGGCGAATGGGCCGAGGATGCTGGCCTCCACCCCGCATTCATTGAGGAACTCTACAAGCTGATCCACGTGGAATCTATCCGCAAACAAACCCAGATTTTAGATGGGGTTTAA
- a CDS encoding proline dehydrogenase family protein, with product MNLISKVSFDDTAVAFSSKSDAELYKMFLLFKAMNSNTFVKAGGALLTTALNLHLPVKFVIKPTIFNHFCGGETIEESERAIQELGKYNIGTILDYSVEGEGDEKSFDATRDELLHTIEKAHRNKNIPFSVFKITGLIDINLLEKVQKRQELSASERAAFERGRDRVNAICRHCYERDVRVFIDAEESWIQDTIDNLTLEMMELYNKEKANIYNTYQLYRHDRLDVLQRDHENAIKGGYYLGAKLVRGAYMEKERRRAAQEGYPSPINPTKEATDKLFDKGLRFCVKHIDRIAFCNGTHNEASCYLLMELMEEHNIAPNDPRVYFAQLYGMSDNLSYNLANAGYNVAKYVPYGPVVEVMPYLLRRANENTAIAGQSSREFSLIKSEIERRKKARK from the coding sequence ATGAACCTGATTTCCAAAGTCTCTTTCGACGACACAGCGGTCGCCTTTTCATCCAAATCCGACGCTGAGTTATATAAAATGTTCCTGCTGTTTAAGGCCATGAACAGCAACACCTTTGTGAAGGCCGGCGGCGCCTTGCTCACCACGGCCCTGAACCTGCACCTGCCGGTTAAATTCGTCATCAAGCCGACCATCTTTAACCACTTCTGCGGCGGCGAGACCATTGAGGAGTCGGAACGTGCCATACAGGAGCTGGGCAAGTACAACATCGGCACCATCCTGGATTATTCGGTGGAGGGCGAAGGCGATGAGAAAAGCTTTGACGCCACCCGCGACGAGCTGCTGCACACCATCGAGAAGGCGCACCGCAACAAGAACATCCCTTTCTCGGTGTTCAAGATCACTGGCCTGATAGACATTAACCTACTGGAAAAGGTACAGAAGAGGCAGGAGCTCTCGGCCAGCGAGCGGGCGGCCTTTGAGCGCGGCCGTGACCGCGTGAATGCCATCTGCAGGCACTGCTACGAGCGCGATGTGCGCGTGTTCATCGATGCAGAGGAAAGCTGGATACAGGACACGATCGACAACCTGACCCTCGAGATGATGGAGCTCTACAACAAGGAGAAGGCCAACATCTACAATACCTACCAACTCTACCGCCACGACAGGCTGGATGTGCTGCAGCGAGACCATGAGAATGCCATCAAGGGGGGCTACTACCTGGGCGCCAAGCTGGTGCGCGGCGCCTATATGGAGAAAGAGCGCAGACGCGCCGCCCAGGAAGGTTACCCGAGCCCGATCAACCCGACAAAAGAGGCCACGGATAAATTGTTCGACAAGGGCCTGCGTTTCTGCGTGAAACATATTGACCGCATTGCCTTCTGCAACGGCACGCATAACGAGGCCAGCTGTTACCTGCTGATGGAACTGATGGAGGAGCACAACATTGCCCCCAACGACCCGCGCGTATACTTTGCCCAGCTCTACGGCATGAGCGACAACCTCTCCTACAACCTGGCGAATGCCGGCTACAACGTAGCCAAGTATGTGCCTTACGGCCCGGTGGTGGAGGTGATGCCTTACCTGCTGCGCCGCGCCAACGAGAACACCGCCATAGCCGGCCAGAGCAGTCGCGAGTTTAGCCTGATCAAAAGCGAGATTGAGCGCCGTAAGAAAGCGAGGAAATAA
- a CDS encoding RNA polymerase sigma factor produces MKKSLYETDEAVIEGIRRSDERALAYLYKLYFPMISHFILSNSGTDDEAKDIYQEGVIVFYEKIRDNSLELTCQIKTYLYSVCRRLWLKRLAEKGRYATKLDETDNFVPVEEDTQRHEEQERQFGVMGDALEQLGEPCRSLIEDYYIRMQNMQDITDKFGYTNTDTAKNQKYKCLQRLKKIFFATYKPEV; encoded by the coding sequence ATGAAGAAGAGTTTGTATGAGACGGATGAGGCGGTGATCGAAGGCATCCGGCGCAGCGACGAGAGAGCGCTGGCTTACCTGTACAAACTATACTTCCCGATGATCTCTCACTTTATTTTGAGCAACAGCGGAACCGATGACGAGGCCAAGGACATTTACCAGGAAGGCGTTATCGTGTTCTATGAGAAGATACGGGACAATAGCCTGGAACTGACCTGCCAGATCAAGACCTACCTGTATTCGGTATGCCGAAGGCTCTGGCTGAAGCGCCTGGCGGAGAAAGGCCGCTATGCCACCAAACTCGACGAGACCGACAACTTCGTGCCCGTGGAGGAGGACACCCAGCGCCATGAGGAGCAGGAAAGGCAGTTCGGAGTGATGGGCGATGCCCTGGAGCAGCTCGGGGAGCCGTGCCGCAGCCTGATTGAGGACTATTATATACGCATGCAGAACATGCAGGACATTACCGATAAGTTTGGCTACACCAACACCGATACAGCCAAGAACCAGAAGTATAAATGCCTGCAGCGCCTGAAGAAGATATTTTTTGCTACCTATAAACCTGAAGTATAA
- a CDS encoding S1C family serine protease — protein MLEYRAYEEIERYLNGQMTAEEKAGFEALLRADVRLAEQVREHRQMLQALKGYGKRQHLRQQLNLLHHEMEAGQQANTPNRWKVYWNRQKQTIAVAASVSLLSVFGTLWSVQQMKAPVKQQTARYVELRREVERLKKAQTAIINGINDASKPAPPRPATFSGTGFAISADGYVVTSSHVVEGADSIMIENKAGLKYKVSEVYRDEIHDLSILKIADENFEGFGKLPYTFKDIESELGERVFTLGYPREDIVFGEGSLSSASGFEGDTTAYQISIPLNPGNSGGPLLDDKGNLIGVISGKQAGQEGAAFAIKSAYLLQLIEELASAGQVQPVALPKNNALSAQSRPQQLKKLKDYIFIVKVYN, from the coding sequence ATGTTAGAGTACCGCGCATACGAAGAGATTGAACGCTACCTGAACGGCCAGATGACCGCTGAGGAGAAGGCTGGCTTTGAGGCCTTGCTGCGTGCTGATGTACGCTTGGCAGAGCAGGTACGTGAGCACCGGCAAATGCTGCAGGCCTTGAAAGGCTATGGCAAGCGCCAGCACCTGCGCCAGCAGCTTAACCTCCTCCACCATGAGATGGAGGCCGGACAGCAGGCCAACACCCCGAACCGCTGGAAAGTATACTGGAACCGCCAGAAGCAGACAATTGCCGTGGCCGCCAGTGTTTCCCTGCTCTCGGTGTTCGGCACGCTCTGGAGCGTGCAGCAGATGAAGGCGCCGGTAAAGCAACAGACAGCCCGTTATGTGGAGTTACGCCGTGAGGTGGAGCGCCTGAAAAAAGCCCAGACCGCCATCATAAATGGCATTAACGATGCCAGCAAGCCCGCGCCCCCGCGCCCAGCCACCTTTAGTGGCACCGGCTTCGCTATCTCCGCCGATGGGTATGTGGTGACCAGCTCGCACGTAGTAGAGGGCGCCGATTCTATCATGATCGAAAATAAGGCCGGCCTGAAGTATAAGGTGAGCGAAGTCTACCGCGATGAGATACACGACCTCTCTATACTGAAAATAGCAGACGAAAACTTTGAGGGCTTCGGCAAACTGCCTTATACCTTCAAGGATATTGAGAGCGAGCTGGGCGAGCGTGTGTTTACGCTGGGCTACCCGCGCGAGGACATCGTGTTTGGCGAAGGCTCACTGAGCTCTGCCTCCGGCTTTGAGGGCGATACAACAGCCTACCAGATCTCCATTCCGCTTAACCCCGGCAACAGCGGCGGTCCGCTGCTGGATGATAAGGGCAACCTGATCGGCGTGATCAGTGGCAAGCAGGCGGGGCAGGAAGGTGCGGCCTTCGCCATTAAATCAGCTTACCTGCTGCAGTTGATTGAGGAGCTGGCAAGCGCCGGCCAGGTGCAGCCAGTAGCGTTACCAAAAAATAATGCACTTTCCGCCCAAAGCAGGCCTCAGCAGCTGAAAAAACTAAAAGACTACATATTTATAGTGAAGGTGTATAATTAA
- a CDS encoding fasciclin domain-containing protein yields MKKRTIIPMALAATMLFGFGCASSNDATNDTTAMDDDMTMSETQTMAGDDPETVVVEESVVAVTPVATLDVTTLVMENTTEIDQMFESVEDTEQYDALELARMEPNLSTFVTLVEQSGINNDLDRLEEFTLLAPTNEAFAKLPKEKLEALVLSENQALLKAILQAHILPNEVSSLQFQNNTQIEVGEDSYLPVEVGVNNTNIRVGGAQLVKTNIEASNGMIHVIDSVILPKDAQDDSPIGY; encoded by the coding sequence ATGAAAAAGAGAACGATTATACCGATGGCTCTTGCTGCCACCATGCTATTTGGCTTTGGCTGCGCGAGCTCTAATGACGCAACGAACGACACTACCGCTATGGACGATGACATGACCATGAGTGAGACACAGACCATGGCCGGCGATGACCCTGAGACAGTAGTAGTGGAAGAGTCTGTAGTGGCAGTAACCCCTGTAGCCACTCTTGATGTCACTACCCTGGTGATGGAGAACACAACTGAGATCGACCAGATGTTCGAGAGCGTGGAGGACACTGAGCAGTACGATGCCCTTGAGTTGGCAAGAATGGAGCCGAACCTTTCTACCTTTGTAACACTGGTAGAGCAGTCAGGCATTAATAACGACCTGGATCGCTTAGAGGAGTTCACCCTGCTTGCCCCAACGAACGAGGCCTTCGCCAAGCTACCGAAGGAGAAGCTGGAGGCGCTTGTGCTCTCTGAGAACCAGGCCCTTCTAAAAGCCATACTGCAGGCCCACATATTACCAAACGAGGTTTCATCGCTGCAGTTCCAGAACAACACCCAAATTGAGGTAGGCGAGGATTCATACCTTCCGGTTGAGGTAGGCGTGAATAACACCAACATCCGTGTCGGTGGCGCGCAGCTGGTGAAAACCAACATAGAAGCCTCTAACGGCATGATCCACGTGATCGACAGCGTTATACTTCCCAAAGACGCACAGGACGACTCCCCTATCGGGTACTAA
- a CDS encoding fasciclin domain-containing protein yields the protein MKSTFLHHLAVITLTATSLTGCAPTASTDSAVAVTQTETMGGQAAAEAEPDTTEIDYSRMFAEVGNTAQYTLAELAAMDPNLSTFSTLLDQAELTDALMAEKSLTLLAPTNQAFSSWPQDSVNMLMKPEHKARLIRLLQAHLLLRETSSLGLSNNQSIETSGGEYITVSTDDHTVTVGEATIVRPDIRASNGVLHVVDKVLRTAEGVRADQ from the coding sequence ATGAAAAGTACCTTTCTGCACCACCTGGCAGTTATTACCCTAACGGCAACAAGCCTTACTGGCTGCGCTCCTACCGCAAGTACAGACAGTGCGGTCGCCGTCACCCAGACCGAGACCATGGGCGGCCAGGCGGCAGCGGAGGCTGAGCCGGACACAACGGAGATTGACTATAGCCGGATGTTCGCTGAGGTGGGGAACACGGCACAGTACACGTTGGCCGAACTGGCGGCAATGGATCCGAACCTCTCCACCTTCTCCACCCTGCTGGACCAGGCAGAGCTGACCGATGCGCTGATGGCGGAGAAAAGCCTGACGTTGCTTGCCCCCACGAACCAGGCATTCTCCAGCTGGCCCCAGGACTCGGTTAACATGCTGATGAAGCCAGAGCACAAGGCCCGGCTGATCAGGCTGCTGCAGGCCCACTTGCTATTGCGGGAAACCAGCTCCCTAGGCCTGAGCAACAATCAGAGTATAGAAACGAGCGGTGGCGAATACATCACTGTTAGCACAGATGATCATACGGTTACCGTTGGCGAGGCAACTATCGTACGGCCAGACATCAGGGCATCGAACGGCGTGCTGCACGTAGTGGACAAGGTGCTCCGTACCGCCGAAGGTGTTAGGGCAGATCAATAG
- a CDS encoding fasciclin domain-containing protein translates to MRTLKIFAALLAASFGTLGCASTDTSATMDSTVSAGGNTVDSPVEEQAVRDNTSGSQAPMDPDTDMSVEGNPKDVVSADNPIGRRPSIVALAQQTPELSTFLELIKAADMVTILESPAPYTVFAPTNAAFDALPAGTVEVLKQPGNQLELQRIIQSHVLPNRITTDEMQDNMPMMTAYGEEVIATRNGGTLKVGNATVLKSDIQASNGIVHIVDKVLAPPAEQE, encoded by the coding sequence ATGAGAACACTTAAGATATTTGCAGCCCTCCTGGCCGCCTCCTTCGGCACTTTGGGCTGTGCCAGTACCGATACTTCTGCCACCATGGATAGCACCGTGAGCGCCGGAGGCAACACCGTAGACTCACCTGTGGAGGAGCAGGCTGTAAGGGATAACACCTCCGGGTCACAGGCCCCTATGGACCCAGACACAGACATGTCGGTGGAAGGCAACCCCAAAGATGTCGTTTCGGCCGATAATCCGATTGGCCGCCGGCCAAGTATTGTAGCACTGGCACAGCAGACACCCGAGTTGTCTACCTTCCTGGAACTGATAAAGGCAGCCGACATGGTCACCATACTGGAGAGCCCCGCCCCCTACACGGTGTTTGCCCCTACCAATGCTGCCTTTGATGCCTTGCCAGCCGGTACGGTAGAAGTCCTTAAACAGCCAGGCAACCAACTTGAACTGCAAAGAATCATACAGTCGCACGTACTACCGAACCGCATCACCACAGATGAGATGCAGGACAATATGCCTATGATGACAGCTTATGGCGAAGAGGTGATCGCCACCCGGAACGGCGGCACGCTTAAGGTAGGGAACGCCACAGTTCTAAAATCAGATATTCAAGCCTCCAACGGCATTGTACACATTGTGGATAAGGTACTTGCCCCACCTGCAGAACAAGAGTAG
- a CDS encoding response regulator — translation MYKLQHILIIDDDQINSLFSQIILEDADVSSLVSTCQSVPEALDFLRAAETMEETAFPDLILLDISMPSMDGFDFLDRYYALGYNERHKTFISMFTSYDEQDHLQRARKYEVVVGFITKPLSLPTLHNILALQDSTRAENNLP, via the coding sequence ATGTATAAGTTACAACACATTCTTATTATAGATGATGACCAGATCAACAGTCTATTCTCTCAGATCATATTAGAGGATGCCGATGTGAGCAGCCTGGTATCTACCTGCCAAAGCGTTCCGGAGGCGCTCGACTTCCTGCGGGCTGCCGAAACCATGGAGGAAACCGCCTTTCCCGACCTCATCCTGCTCGACATTAGCATGCCCTCTATGGACGGCTTCGATTTCCTGGACCGCTACTATGCCTTGGGGTACAACGAGCGGCACAAGACGTTTATCTCCATGTTCACCTCCTACGACGAGCAGGACCACCTGCAGCGCGCGCGCAAGTATGAGGTGGTGGTAGGGTTTATCACCAAGCCGCTGTCTCTCCCGACACTTCACAATATACTTGCGCTCCAGGACAGCACCCGCGCAGAAAACAATTTGCCATAG
- a CDS encoding DUF4142 domain-containing protein, which produces MRNTWIAIWCAAGAFLFASCDSGSGEETTTAETTSQTATVAGTDSTLTEDKQELMQFAARNNILQVELGKLAAAQGASDAVKTYGQNLVDWYTTKQEELRELSQQYGVSLPQQLEEEGKEHLTELREAENFNEEYWEQLTEAQQEAIDKFDDGLKDIEEADATAFSVWARNTLKELQAQYEQAKGQEVELKRSDTGLNLDN; this is translated from the coding sequence ATGAGAAACACATGGATAGCCATCTGGTGCGCGGCAGGCGCCTTCCTGTTTGCCTCCTGCGACTCCGGATCTGGCGAAGAGACCACCACCGCCGAAACCACCTCCCAGACAGCCACGGTAGCCGGCACCGACTCCACCCTTACTGAAGACAAGCAGGAGCTGATGCAGTTTGCGGCCCGCAACAACATACTGCAGGTAGAACTCGGCAAGTTGGCAGCCGCACAGGGCGCCTCAGACGCCGTGAAGACCTATGGCCAGAACCTGGTAGACTGGTATACAACCAAGCAGGAGGAGTTACGGGAGCTTTCGCAGCAGTACGGCGTCAGCCTGCCACAGCAGCTGGAGGAGGAGGGCAAGGAGCACCTGACCGAGCTACGCGAGGCGGAGAACTTTAACGAGGAGTACTGGGAACAGCTGACGGAGGCGCAGCAAGAGGCCATTGATAAGTTCGACGACGGTCTGAAAGACATAGAGGAGGCGGATGCCACCGCATTTTCGGTGTGGGCCCGCAACACCCTGAAGGAGCTGCAGGCGCAGTACGAGCAGGCCAAGGGCCAGGAAGTAGAGCTTAAGCGCAGTGACACAGGCCTGAACCTTGACAACTAA
- a CDS encoding arylesterase — protein sequence MKNILIFGDSLTAGYGLPAAKAYPSLLQEQLQQEGYTGYRVLNGGLSGDTTASGVHRIDRWLHEPIAVFILALGANDGLRGIPARETSQNLQEIINKVRQKYPEVKIILSGMEIPDIVPGRYAAEFRKLFRELALQNNTHFIPFLLEGVAGNRLLNLPDGVHPNAEGQKLLAQHTWGKLKEVL from the coding sequence ATGAAGAACATACTTATATTCGGAGACAGCCTGACAGCTGGCTACGGCTTACCTGCTGCGAAAGCATACCCCAGCTTGCTGCAGGAGCAGCTGCAACAGGAGGGGTACACGGGCTATAGAGTTTTAAATGGCGGCCTGAGCGGCGATACCACCGCCAGCGGCGTGCACCGCATAGACCGCTGGCTGCACGAGCCCATCGCAGTTTTTATACTTGCACTTGGTGCCAACGACGGCCTGCGCGGTATACCTGCCCGCGAAACCAGCCAGAACCTGCAGGAGATCATCAACAAAGTGCGCCAAAAGTACCCGGAGGTAAAGATCATCCTTTCAGGGATGGAGATTCCGGATATCGTGCCGGGGCGCTATGCCGCGGAGTTCCGGAAGCTGTTCAGGGAGCTGGCGCTACAGAATAATACCCACTTTATCCCCTTTCTGTTGGAGGGTGTGGCCGGCAACCGCCTCCTGAACCTGCCCGACGGGGTACACCCGAACGCGGAAGGGCAGAAACTGCTGGCACAGCACACCTGGGGCAAACTGAAAGAGGTACTGTGA